The proteins below are encoded in one region of Alosa sapidissima isolate fAloSap1 chromosome 24, fAloSap1.pri, whole genome shotgun sequence:
- the LOC121700747 gene encoding gastrin/cholecystokinin type B receptor, translating into MHRQREGQLSRMLLLSGHEPSTIVLVIMYIISFLVGLTGNIMALLVLTRRRNRLSAVSATRRLLVNLAVCDMMVVCVCMPVNLGHQLYNAWVFGDLLCRAVPFVQAVSVAASVLSLAVISLNRYYSVHNPLHARSFFTGRKIICMICVVWTLSSGLCLPLIFMNATRTLDLLDGAHSITVCVESWPKVKLRQGYNFLLFCALYGFPVLFNLAICFMTAWKLWSSEDKFKQPNNIITQSTYRSKTRKKIAKMVIALVLLFTISWLPLYVVDIWLDFNIPTTTEHDPVEQVRHEWILQGRPFAQWLGLTNSALNPLCYCFVGNLYRSAKRFRKSYNEKLSSIFSMQQSSVSRSNSEYPSFRRASSRRGAPEGHGWTSCVSLKEKLTKSKSMSSITVLETTFD; encoded by the exons agaggggcaatTAAGCAGAAtgttattgc tttctggacACGAACCAAGCACAATAGTTCTTGTGATAATGTATATTATATCCTTCTTGGTTGGACTAACGGGTAACATTATGGCACTACTAGTACTGACAAGGAGAAGGAATCGTCTCTCCGCCGTCTCAGCGACCAGGAGACTTTTGGTGAACTTGGCGGTTTGTGACATGATGgttgtgtgcgtctgcatgccAGTGAACCTGGGGCATCAGCTGTATAACGCGTGGGTATTTGGAGACTTATTGTGCCGTGCCGTCCCATTTGTACAAGCGGTGTCCGTGGCAGCAAGCGTTTTGAGTCTCGCTGTCATAAGTCTGAACCGCTACTATAGCGTTCACAACCCTCTCCACGCCAGGTCTTTCTTCACTGGTCGAAAAATTATTTGCATGATATGTGTGGTGTGGACATTATCGTCGGGCTTGTGCCTGCCGTTGATCTTTATGAATGCAACAAGGACGCTTGATTTGCTAGACGGCGCTCACAGTATAACTGTATGTGTCGAGAGCTGGCCAAAGGTCAAACTGCGCCAGGGGTACAACTTCTTACTGTTCTGTGCGTTATATGGATTCCCGGTCTTGTTTAACCTCGCCATTTGTTTTATGACCGCGTGGAAGTTATGGAGCTCCGAGGATAAATTTAAACAACCCAATAACATCATTACACAATCCACGTATCGGTCCAAAACGCGCAAGAAAATTGCAAAAATGGTCATTGCCTTAGTGTTGCTCTTCACTATCTCGTGGCTACCTCTTTATGTTGTGGACATCTGGCTAGATTTCAATATACCGACGACCACTGAGCATGACCCCGTAGAACAGGTTCGGCACGAATGGATACTGCAAGGCAGACCCTTTGCGCAGTGGCTTGGGCTCACGAACTCAGCCCTGAATCCACTTTGCTACTGCTTCGTGGGAAACCTGTACAGGTCGGCTAAAAGGTTCCGAAAGAGCTACAACGAGAAATTGTCTTCGATCTTCAGCATGCAGCAGTCGTCTGTAAGCAGATCTAACTCCGAATACCCCTCTTTTCGCCGCGCGTCATCCCGAAGAGGCGCACCAGAAGGACATGGCTGGACTAGCTGTGTCAGCCTCAAGGAAAAGCTAACCAAAAGCAAAAGCATGTCATCAATTACAGTCTTAGAGACCACATTTGACTGA